From Flavobacteriales bacterium, the proteins below share one genomic window:
- the dtd gene encoding D-aminoacyl-tRNA deacylase translates to MRMILQRVSQARLTSRKNFLSEIQNGLFILVGVGDEDSKEDAKWLVQKVLKCRIFSDENDLMNLSVMDTKGELLVVSQFTLHASYKKGNRPSFIKAAKAQKALELYEYTVNLFKEQYQESAVKMGSFGNHMEISCVNDGPVTLIFDSKNKE, encoded by the coding sequence ATGAGAATGATTTTACAACGTGTTTCACAGGCACGACTCACTTCAAGAAAAAACTTCCTTTCTGAAATTCAAAACGGGCTATTCATCTTAGTAGGCGTGGGAGACGAGGATAGCAAAGAAGATGCCAAATGGCTTGTTCAAAAAGTGTTAAAATGCCGTATTTTTTCTGATGAAAATGATCTTATGAATTTATCGGTCATGGATACCAAAGGTGAATTACTGGTGGTCAGTCAATTTACCCTTCATGCTTCTTATAAAAAAGGAAATAGACCTTCATTCATAAAAGCTGCAAAAGCTCAAAAAGCTTTAGAACTTTATGAATATACCGTCAATCTCTTCAAAGAACAATATCAAGAAAGTGCCGTAAAAATGGGCTCTTTTGGAAATCATATGGAGATTTCTTGCGTAAACGACGGACCAGTAACCCTCATTTTTGATAGTAAAAACAAAGAATAA
- a CDS encoding nucleotide pyrophosphohydrolase: MELKELQEQVDNWIKTYGVRYFSELTNMAILTEEVGELARIMSRRYGEQSEKESDKNKDLGDEIADVLWVLTCIANQTGIDLEKALQKNFEKKTQRDATRHLENKKLE, translated from the coding sequence ATGGAACTAAAAGAATTACAAGAACAAGTAGATAATTGGATCAAGACCTATGGCGTACGTTATTTTAGTGAGCTAACCAATATGGCAATCCTCACAGAAGAAGTAGGCGAACTGGCAAGAATCATGAGCCGACGCTATGGTGAACAATCCGAAAAAGAGAGCGATAAAAACAAAGACTTAGGCGATGAAATTGCGGATGTACTTTGGGTGCTTACCTGCATTGCAAATCAAACAGGAATAGACCTAGAAAAAGCCCTCCAAAAAAACTTCGAAAAGAAAACCCAACGTGATGCTACAAGGCATTTGGAAAATAAAAAACTGGAGTGA
- a CDS encoding riboflavin synthase: protein MFTGIIETTGKVVKMVQEDTNIHFTIETEITPELKIDQSVAHNGVCLTVVEKNENQYVVTAIDETLKRSNLQDWKEGTAVNLERCTQMNGRLDGHIVQGHVDTTGICTQVENENGSWKYTIEYKPIKEEYLTVEKGSICINGVSLTVVDSTPTSFSVAIIPYTHEHTNFYQLKEGDQVNLEFDIIGKYLVALAQKRGKE from the coding sequence ATGTTTACGGGAATCATCGAAACTACGGGGAAAGTGGTGAAGATGGTACAAGAGGATACCAATATCCACTTTACTATTGAAACTGAGATAACCCCCGAACTAAAAATAGACCAAAGTGTTGCCCACAACGGTGTCTGCCTTACAGTGGTGGAAAAAAACGAAAACCAATATGTGGTAACCGCTATAGACGAAACCCTAAAAAGATCTAACCTACAAGACTGGAAAGAAGGAACTGCTGTAAACCTAGAGCGCTGTACGCAAATGAATGGCAGACTAGATGGTCATATTGTACAAGGACATGTAGATACCACAGGAATTTGTACCCAAGTAGAAAACGAAAATGGAAGTTGGAAATACACCATAGAATACAAGCCCATTAAAGAAGAGTATCTTACCGTAGAAAAAGGATCAATCTGTATTAATGGTGTTTCACTTACAGTGGTAGATTCTACTCCAACAAGTTTTTCGGTAGCGATTATTCCTTATACACATGAGCATACAAACTTTTATCAGCTCAAGGAAGGAGATCAGGTAAACTTAGAATTTGATATAATCGGAAAATACCTAGTGGCTTTAGCCCAAAAACGCGGAAAAGAATAG
- the aspS gene encoding aspartate--tRNA ligase: MNKYRSHTCGELRMSHQGESVKLSGWTQRVREMGGMIFIDLRDRYGITQLKFDQEINPELVEKAKSIGRETVLGIQGTVIERSSKNNNIPTGEIEIEVTNLQILNPAKTPPFTIEDKTDGGDDLRMQYRYLDLRRNPVRENLILRSKVAIETRKYLSDREFIEVETPVLIKSTPEGARDFVVPSRMNKGEFYALPQSPQTFKQLLMVSGFDKYFQIVKCFRDEDLRADRQPEFTQIDCEMSFVEQEDILNTFEGLTRHLIKETKGVELGDFPRMTYDDAMRLYGSDKPDTRFGMEFVDFTEETQNKGFAIFDQAEIIIGILAKGCADYSRKKTDKLTKWVQRPQIGAKGMVYAKWNEDGSTKSSVDKFYSSEQIISWFEKAGGEKGDMILILSGEKDKTRKQLSELRLEMGSQLGLKDPEKFAPLWVLDFPLLEWDEESERYHAMHHPFTSPKDEDIARIATHPADVRANAYDLVLNGSEIGGGSIRIHDREIQNQMFHHLGFTQEEALAQFGFLLEAFEYGAPPHGGIAFGLDRLCSIIGGAESIRDYIAFPKNNSGRDVMIDAPAHIDQSQLQELSLVLNLEEKN, encoded by the coding sequence ATGAATAAATATCGATCGCATACTTGTGGAGAACTCAGAATGAGTCACCAAGGAGAAAGCGTAAAACTAAGCGGTTGGACGCAAAGAGTGAGAGAAATGGGTGGAATGATCTTTATAGACTTGAGAGATCGTTATGGAATCACCCAATTGAAATTTGACCAAGAAATTAACCCAGAACTTGTTGAAAAAGCCAAATCTATTGGAAGAGAAACGGTTTTGGGAATCCAAGGAACGGTGATAGAACGTAGTTCTAAAAACAATAATATTCCTACTGGAGAAATAGAAATTGAAGTAACAAATCTTCAAATACTTAATCCTGCAAAAACACCTCCATTTACCATAGAAGACAAAACAGATGGTGGAGATGATTTGAGAATGCAATATCGCTACCTAGATCTTAGGAGAAATCCAGTAAGAGAAAACCTTATTTTGAGATCTAAAGTAGCCATCGAGACAAGAAAATACCTTTCGGATAGAGAATTTATTGAGGTAGAAACTCCTGTTCTAATAAAATCCACTCCCGAAGGAGCAAGAGATTTTGTAGTGCCTTCTAGAATGAACAAAGGAGAATTCTACGCCTTGCCTCAGTCTCCTCAAACTTTTAAGCAATTGCTTATGGTTTCTGGTTTCGATAAATATTTTCAGATTGTAAAATGCTTTAGAGACGAGGATTTAAGAGCCGATCGTCAGCCTGAGTTTACTCAAATAGACTGCGAAATGTCTTTTGTGGAGCAAGAAGATATTCTCAATACTTTTGAAGGACTTACTCGTCATTTGATTAAAGAAACAAAAGGAGTAGAACTTGGAGATTTCCCAAGAATGACTTACGATGACGCTATGCGTCTTTATGGGTCTGACAAACCTGATACCCGTTTTGGGATGGAGTTTGTAGATTTTACAGAAGAAACTCAAAACAAAGGATTTGCCATTTTTGACCAAGCCGAAATCATCATCGGAATTCTTGCCAAAGGATGTGCAGACTATAGCCGAAAGAAAACCGACAAGCTTACCAAGTGGGTGCAAAGACCACAGATAGGAGCCAAAGGAATGGTGTATGCCAAATGGAATGAAGACGGGAGTACAAAATCATCAGTAGATAAATTTTATAGCTCAGAGCAAATCATTTCTTGGTTTGAAAAAGCTGGAGGAGAAAAAGGGGATATGATCCTGATACTTTCTGGAGAAAAAGACAAAACGAGAAAACAACTTTCTGAGCTGCGTCTTGAGATGGGAAGCCAACTAGGATTAAAAGATCCTGAAAAATTTGCTCCACTTTGGGTATTAGATTTTCCACTCCTTGAATGGGATGAAGAAAGTGAGCGTTATCACGCCATGCATCACCCATTTACCTCACCAAAAGATGAAGATATTGCAAGAATTGCGACACATCCTGCAGACGTGAGAGCCAATGCCTATGACTTGGTTCTTAATGGATCTGAAATAGGAGGAGGATCTATCAGAATACACGATAGAGAAATACAAAACCAAATGTTTCATCACCTTGGGTTTACCCAAGAAGAAGCATTAGCACAGTTCGGATTCCTTTTGGAAGCCTTTGAATATGGAGCACCACCACATGGTGGAATTGCTTTCGGACTGGATAGACTTTGTTCTATCATCGGAGGAGCTGAATCTATTAGAGATTATATCGCCTTCCCAAAAAATAACTCGGGTAGAGATGTCATGATAGACGCACCAGCCCACATAGATCAATCACAACTTCAAGAGCTTTCACTGGTATTAAACCTTGAAGAAAAAAATTAG
- the purH gene encoding bifunctional phosphoribosylaminoimidazolecarboxamide formyltransferase/IMP cyclohydrolase, translating into MTNIKAKSALISVFYKDGLAPIVQKLHELGIEIYSTGGTQKFIEDLEIPVNRVEDTTGYPSILGGRVKTLHPNVFGGILWRRGLEDDIRDTQKHDIPSFDIVIVDLYPFEETVASGAEEADIIEKVDIGGISLIRAAAKNFKDVVIIPSRNEYARLLTILNEAEGETTLEQRKNFATRAFQVSSHYDTEIYKYFNKEGDFKVFRESFSSYEELRYGENPHQEGIFHGNLSEMFDQLNGKAISYNNLLDIDAAVNLIGEFDETTFAVLKHNNACGIASRDNVLLAWKDALAGDPVSAFGGVLATNVEVGEEVAEEINKIFFEVIIAPSYTEEALDILKSKKNRIILVQKEQLSERKIFRTVLNGVLEQDADHITDNEDNFTVSTENEPTEEQKSDMIFASKICKHTKSNAIVFAKNKQLLASGVGQTSRVDALKQATIKAKTFGFELKDAVMASDAFFPFPDCVELADEQGIKAVIQPGGSIKDQLSIDYCNENEMTMVFTGTRHFKH; encoded by the coding sequence ATGACAAACATTAAAGCAAAATCAGCCTTAATATCGGTATTTTATAAAGACGGACTCGCCCCAATTGTTCAAAAATTACACGAATTGGGAATTGAAATATACTCCACTGGAGGAACTCAAAAGTTTATTGAAGACCTTGAAATTCCTGTAAACCGTGTGGAAGACACCACAGGGTATCCATCCATTTTAGGAGGTAGGGTAAAAACCCTTCACCCAAATGTGTTTGGAGGTATTCTTTGGAGAAGAGGATTAGAAGATGATATTCGTGATACCCAAAAACATGATATTCCATCTTTTGATATCGTTATTGTAGATCTTTATCCTTTTGAAGAAACAGTAGCTTCTGGAGCAGAAGAAGCAGACATTATCGAAAAAGTAGATATCGGAGGGATTTCCTTAATCCGTGCAGCAGCCAAGAACTTTAAAGATGTAGTCATTATTCCTTCTAGAAATGAATATGCCAGACTTCTCACGATCTTAAATGAAGCTGAGGGAGAAACTACATTGGAACAAAGAAAAAACTTTGCCACACGTGCTTTTCAAGTATCTTCTCACTACGATACAGAGATTTATAAATATTTCAACAAAGAAGGGGACTTTAAAGTATTTAGAGAGAGTTTTTCTAGTTATGAAGAACTTCGTTATGGAGAAAACCCTCACCAAGAAGGAATATTCCATGGAAATCTATCAGAAATGTTTGACCAGCTCAATGGAAAAGCCATTTCTTACAACAACCTTTTGGATATCGATGCAGCCGTAAACCTCATTGGAGAATTTGACGAAACAACCTTTGCCGTTCTAAAACACAATAATGCATGTGGAATTGCCAGTAGAGACAATGTTCTTTTGGCTTGGAAAGATGCTTTAGCTGGAGATCCTGTTTCTGCTTTTGGAGGGGTTTTGGCTACCAATGTAGAAGTTGGTGAAGAAGTAGCTGAAGAAATCAATAAAATTTTCTTTGAAGTGATTATTGCTCCTTCATACACAGAGGAAGCTTTAGACATTTTAAAATCGAAGAAAAACAGAATTATCTTAGTTCAAAAAGAACAACTTTCAGAAAGAAAAATCTTTAGAACCGTACTCAATGGTGTACTTGAACAAGATGCTGACCATATAACTGATAACGAAGATAATTTCACGGTAAGTACAGAAAATGAGCCTACTGAAGAACAAAAATCGGATATGATTTTTGCCTCAAAAATCTGTAAACATACCAAGTCAAATGCCATTGTTTTTGCCAAAAACAAACAACTTTTGGCAAGTGGTGTAGGACAAACATCTCGTGTAGATGCCTTAAAACAAGCGACTATCAAAGCTAAGACTTTTGGATTTGAACTAAAAGATGCAGTAATGGCTTCCGATGCTTTTTTCCCATTCCCAGACTGCGTAGAGCTTGCTGACGAACAAGGAATCAAGGCGGTTATCCAACCTGGAGGATCGATAAAAGACCAATTATCGATAGATTACTGTAATGAAAACGAGATGACGATGGTATTCACAGGTACACGCCATTTTAAACACTAA
- a CDS encoding rod shape-determining protein: MGFFDLFKTHDVAIDLGTANTLIIYNNKVVVDEPSIVAKDRLSGKVIAVGLKAQQMHGKTHENIKTIRPLKDGVIADFSASEHLIREFVRKIPQLKNFVKTPSLRMVICIPSGITEVEKRAVIDSAEHAGAKDVYLVHEPMAAAIGIGIDVQEPKGNMIIDIGGGTTEIAVLALGGIVCDKSIKVAGDIFTNDISYYMRTQHNLFIGERTAERIKIEVGAAIPDLESPPEDYAVQGRDLMTGKPKQVTVSSSEIARALDKSINQIEEAIMQTLSMTPPELAADIYNTGIYLAGGGSMLRGLDRRISIKTELPVCIAEDPLRAVVRGTGICLKNLEKFQFLMKK; this comes from the coding sequence ATGGGATTTTTCGATTTATTCAAAACACATGATGTTGCCATTGATTTGGGAACGGCAAACACCTTAATCATCTACAACAATAAAGTAGTAGTAGATGAACCCTCGATAGTGGCAAAAGATCGCTTGAGCGGGAAAGTGATTGCTGTGGGTCTCAAAGCACAACAAATGCATGGTAAAACCCATGAAAACATCAAGACGATTCGCCCACTAAAAGACGGTGTAATTGCCGATTTTAGTGCCTCGGAACATCTTATTAGAGAATTTGTTCGAAAAATCCCACAGCTCAAGAATTTTGTAAAAACCCCTTCTCTACGTATGGTAATTTGTATTCCAAGTGGAATTACCGAAGTAGAAAAAAGAGCCGTTATTGATTCTGCCGAACACGCAGGAGCAAAAGACGTGTATCTCGTTCACGAACCCATGGCGGCGGCTATCGGTATCGGAATTGATGTACAGGAGCCAAAAGGGAATATGATTATCGATATAGGAGGAGGAACTACCGAAATTGCCGTATTGGCACTAGGAGGAATCGTGTGCGATAAATCTATCAAAGTTGCAGGAGATATCTTCACTAATGATATTTCTTACTATATGCGTACTCAGCATAATCTATTTATAGGAGAGAGAACCGCAGAACGAATTAAAATAGAAGTGGGAGCTGCCATTCCTGATCTAGAAAGCCCACCAGAAGATTATGCCGTACAAGGTAGAGATCTGATGACGGGAAAGCCAAAACAAGTTACCGTTTCCTCATCAGAAATTGCTAGAGCTTTGGATAAATCCATTAATCAGATTGAAGAAGCCATTATGCAAACGCTTTCTATGACACCACCAGAATTGGCTGCCGATATCTACAATACAGGAATCTATCTTGCAGGTGGAGGATCTATGTTGAGAGGTTTAGATAGAAGAATTTCTATAAAAACTGAGCTTCCAGTATGTATTGCCGAAGATCCTTTAAGAGCCGTTGTTCGTGGAACAGGTATTTGCCTTAAAAATCTGGAGAAATTCCAATTCTTAATGAAAAAATAA
- a CDS encoding rod shape-determining protein MreC — protein MLHLFELLRKYKYALSFVILQLISFVFLFNTQVFHKFSFLNSSNYLVGSTYAVSSSINNYFNLKSRNVHLQDQNSQLLEQNHQLKELLFETGKNITIDTTDFTSVFQYLPAKVVNFTQHNKNVFLTINKGANDGIKKDMGVIGAKGIIGKTIYISNQYSIVMTCLHQDFYTNIEIGKEKVIGSLSWNGNDNTTCQIGSVSKYAKVQEGDSVFTNQLSSIFPKDIFIGQVSKVSINPDDQFFQIEVALGQNIKEAYHVYFLMDIDREEKQSLEDSIYVK, from the coding sequence ATGTTACACCTGTTTGAACTACTTAGGAAGTATAAGTATGCTTTATCTTTTGTGATATTGCAGCTCATTTCCTTTGTGTTTTTATTCAATACGCAGGTGTTTCATAAATTTTCTTTTTTAAATTCATCTAATTATTTGGTGGGTTCTACTTATGCCGTTTCTAGTAGTATTAATAATTACTTTAATCTGAAATCTAGAAATGTGCATCTGCAAGATCAAAACAGTCAATTATTAGAACAAAATCACCAACTAAAAGAACTCCTATTTGAAACCGGGAAAAATATTACGATAGATACCACAGATTTTACCTCGGTATTTCAATATCTCCCAGCAAAAGTGGTCAATTTTACTCAACACAATAAAAACGTATTTCTCACCATAAACAAAGGTGCCAATGATGGAATAAAGAAAGATATGGGAGTTATTGGAGCAAAAGGGATTATAGGTAAAACCATCTATATCTCAAACCAATACTCGATTGTGATGACTTGCTTACATCAAGATTTTTATACCAATATAGAAATAGGAAAGGAAAAAGTAATAGGTTCCCTTTCATGGAATGGAAACGATAACACTACTTGCCAAATAGGTTCGGTGAGTAAATACGCAAAAGTACAGGAAGGAGATTCTGTTTTCACTAATCAACTTTCTTCTATTTTCCCAAAAGATATCTTTATTGGGCAAGTTTCTAAAGTTTCCATAAATCCTGACGATCAGTTTTTCCAGATAGAAGTAGCTCTTGGACAAAACATAAAAGAAGCCTATCATGTCTATTTTTTAATGGACATAGACCGTGAAGAAAAACAATCTTTAGAAGACTCCATTTATGTTAAATAG